GTTTCAGAGGAAGAGTGGGAACAGACTACTCCAGTGTGCTTGGTGAGAAAGAAACAGGTGATTCGTTCATTCTCCTTTTCGGTATTTCCAGGGAGGTGACATTATGAGAAAGTTACTGGTACCGATCCTGTCAATTGTGCTGATCGCGACATTGGTTGGCTGTGACAGGAACCCGCTGTTTTACAGGTTGGGTTCAGACTACTTTCCGATAAGCAGTATAGGCAGCCAGTGGGAGTATTCCATCAATGAAAGCGGCAGTCTGATTGTTACAGTTGTTGATCAGACAGAAGTCGGAGAAAGAGCATGCTACAGGGTTCTTTCAGGAGCGGACTACTCGTATTGGATTGACGGAGACGGTCAGCTTGAACATTACGAAGATCATCGGGTCATGTTCAATGGATATGAAGTTCCTCTGTATCAGGCATGGGTGACATGGCTGGAATGGCCTCTTGTTTCCGGATACACAAGAATTGACAGCATCTCAACATTTGCAGTCAGTCAGGGAGTCACTATAAGCCATGACTGGAAAAAGACTTCGACCGTGCTGGGAATTGAAACAAGTCCTGATGGAGAATGGTCGGATTGCTATCATATCCGTCAGTATGAGACAACTGTTAACTGGATACGAGTCAGCGGATTCAACCCTGAGACTACTACCGTAAGCAGACATATATGGCTTGCTCCGAATGTTGGAATGGTTTCCAGTTCCACAGCTGACAGCACACTGACTCTTGTAGAGTACAATTCGGGTGGATAGTTTTTTTTGCAGATAACATGATACAGCACTATCTATTTCTGATTGCCGGCTTCGTGCTTCTTGTAACAGGTGGTAATTACCTTATCAAGGGTGGAAGCAGGCTGTCCGCTCTTTTCGGTGTATCTCCTCTCCTGATAGGTCTTGGTATTGCAGCACTCGGGACCAGTGCTCCGGAAGCCGCTGTTTCAATCAAAGCAGCGCTCAGTGATCATTCGTCTGTTTCAATAGGGAATATTCTCGGAAGCAATATTGCGAATATTGGTCTCGCAATAGCTCTGTCCCTGCTGATATTTGGTATGCAGCATCGCCAGAGGAGAATATGGAAGGAAATAGTATTCAGTTTTCTTGCAACCTTACTTCTGCTCTTCCTGTGCACTGAACCACTTTCTACGGTGAAGACTTTCGGTTTAACCAGGTCAGGGGGCTTTATCCTCCTGTTTTTCTTCTTTGGTTATCTTTTCTACCTTTTCAGGATGGGCAGATCGGACAGGAAGAAAAGACTGAACAAAACGAAGAATTCCTGTAAGAACCTGCCTCTTGAATACGCCAGATCTATCGCGATGACAGCTGGCGGTATAGGTGGTGTTATTCTCGGGGGGGATTTCGTGGTGGATAGCGCAGTCCTGATCGCTGAATCCTGGGGAGTCACTGAAACTCTGATCAGTGTAACAGTTGTCGCTCTGGGAACTTCACTGCCGGAGATCATTGTTTCAGTAATTGCTGTACGAAAAAATCACTGGGACATGGCTCTGGGGAATATTGTTGGCAGCAATCTGTTCAATATCCTGTTCGTACTTGGTGCAACGGCTGCTATAAGACCAATGGATTTTCCAGAGTTCAATCAGATGGTGCTGCCTGATATTCTTGTTGTTCTGGGTATTACTGTCATGTTGCTCATGTTCATGATTTTTAAAGGAAAGGCAGGCAGTCCAGGAAGGACAAGAAGGATTGAAGGTGGAATAATGTTAATGGCATATATTTTGTACATTGCGTTCGTAATCGTACGGAGGTAACCCGATGAAGCATGATATGATGGATTTTATATGGCATATCAATGATCCAATGACAGTTATTCACACATATGCAGGCGCAGGTGCTGATGGATCGAACTGGATAAAGGAACTGACGGACGAGTGGAAGAATCCCTTTCTTGTTGTTGATTCTGAAGTTGGAAGACTGTGGAATCATCAGCTGCAAACTCTTTTTGCAGCCTCTTCCGGTCTTTATCTGATGGAAGCCACAGAGGAACTTAAAAATACATTTACGCTCGATCAGATATGGGGAAGCATGGCAGGAGCGGGAGTCCGGAGAGATACTCCTTGCATTGTAATAGGCGGTGGATTGACGTGTGATATGGGTGCAATGGCAGCATCAACTTATCTCAGAGGTTTGAAACTCATGCTCGTTCCAACCACACTTCTGTCAATGGTAGATGCATGTCTTGGTGGAAAAACCGGCGTGAACCTTGCCGGTGTAAAGAACCAGGCAGGTACTTTTTATCCTGCGGAGATGATCGTGATATCACCCGGATATCTTGATACACTCCCCGAGCGGGAATTCCGGAACGGTATGGCAGAAGCACTGAAGACCGCACTGATTGGTGATCCGGGAATCAGGATCATTATTCAGGAAGTGAGCGAAGCAGAATACCCATCGGATCGGATTCTCGAAATGATAGAAAGATGCCTGATCGTAAAAGGCGATATCGTCTCTGAAGATCTGCTTGAGAATGATTCAAGAATGCTTCTGAATCTTGGACATACAGTTGGGCATGTTCTTGAGAGTGCGAGTGAATTCAGACTGTCTCATGGGGAAGCGGTTGGTCTCGGCATGATTGCTGAAGCCGCTATTGCTGTCAGATTCGGAGGAAACAGTAATCTTCCGGATGAGATAAAGCACTTCCTGGAGTTCTGCGGTCTGCCAACCGAAATCCAGGGGATACCTTCTTCTGAAGTACTCGCCGGACTGCTTCAGCATGATAAGAAAACCCGAAGAAACGGAAGGATCTGGGCTCTCCCCTTTGACTGGGGTGACTGCAGGTTAACCCATATGACAAATGATCAGGAAGAGGAAATTCTTCCAGAGATCATGAGCTGTCTTAAAGCGTGAATCCAAATTGAAGAAAACCACCGAGGGCAGTTTCTGGGAGCACCTTGAGGAGATGAGGAAAAGGATATTCATTGTCCTTGGAGTGCTTGCGGGTTCTGTGATAGTATTCTTCCTGTTCAGCAGACAGCTGATGACACTGGTGCTCAGCCATGGTCCTGAAAGACTTCAGACTCTTGCCCCGGCTGAGGCTTTCTCGGCTCACCTCAATCTTTCGCTTACCGCAGGTATTATTATCTCTTCTCCGATAATATTCTATCAGTTCTGGAGATTCGTCTCTCCAGGATTGTACAGAAAGGAGAGGAAGACAGCTGTCAGGGCAGCAGTTGTCTCGGTTCTCCTTTTTCTTACGGGAGCTGCTTTCGCCTGGTTCCTTATGCTTAAACCGGTAATTGGCGTATTTCACAGTTTTGAAACCGGAAACATCACGGGAGACTGGAGCCTTGCTAATTATATCAGTTTCCTCGGCAGGTTCATTCTCCTTTTCGGCATCGCGTTTCAGCTTCCTGTTCTGGTGCTTATACTGGTGAGGATGGGGGTTGTAACTCCACATTCTCTGGCAAGATTCAGAAGACATATAATAGTGGGATTGCTTATCATAGCAGCTCTGCTGACTCCTCCGGATCCGCTGACTCAGATAATGCTTACCCTTCCTCTGTATATTCTATTTGAGTTGAGTCTGCTCGTGGCCAGAATGGGACGCAAAAGAAAAGAAATATCATGATGAACTCAAACAGAGGGTTGAATCCGGATGCAGAATCTCTCCTGGATGCATGTCCGGAGAGCGCTTCAACAGTTGAAATTATCATTCCCGTTTTTAATGAGGAAGGAATTCTGGAAAGTCAGCTTGTCCCGGTTCTGGAAATACTCCCTTCCGGATTTCAAATATCAGTAATCGAGAATGGGTCTACGGACAGCACAGCAGATCTGCTGCATGATCTCACCGCAAAGTATCCATCCCTGCATTCAGTTTCCCTTCCTGAT
This Candidatus Aegiribacteria sp. DNA region includes the following protein-coding sequences:
- a CDS encoding calcium/sodium antiporter → MIQHYLFLIAGFVLLVTGGNYLIKGGSRLSALFGVSPLLIGLGIAALGTSAPEAAVSIKAALSDHSSVSIGNILGSNIANIGLAIALSLLIFGMQHRQRRIWKEIVFSFLATLLLLFLCTEPLSTVKTFGLTRSGGFILLFFFFGYLFYLFRMGRSDRKKRLNKTKNSCKNLPLEYARSIAMTAGGIGGVILGGDFVVDSAVLIAESWGVTETLISVTVVALGTSLPEIIVSVIAVRKNHWDMALGNIVGSNLFNILFVLGATAAIRPMDFPEFNQMVLPDILVVLGITVMLLMFMIFKGKAGSPGRTRRIEGGIMLMAYILYIAFVIVRR
- a CDS encoding 3-dehydroquinate synthase; this translates as MKHDMMDFIWHINDPMTVIHTYAGAGADGSNWIKELTDEWKNPFLVVDSEVGRLWNHQLQTLFAASSGLYLMEATEELKNTFTLDQIWGSMAGAGVRRDTPCIVIGGGLTCDMGAMAASTYLRGLKLMLVPTTLLSMVDACLGGKTGVNLAGVKNQAGTFYPAEMIVISPGYLDTLPEREFRNGMAEALKTALIGDPGIRIIIQEVSEAEYPSDRILEMIERCLIVKGDIVSEDLLENDSRMLLNLGHTVGHVLESASEFRLSHGEAVGLGMIAEAAIAVRFGGNSNLPDEIKHFLEFCGLPTEIQGIPSSEVLAGLLQHDKKTRRNGRIWALPFDWGDCRLTHMTNDQEEEILPEIMSCLKA
- the tatC gene encoding twin-arginine translocase subunit TatC; translated protein: MKKTTEGSFWEHLEEMRKRIFIVLGVLAGSVIVFFLFSRQLMTLVLSHGPERLQTLAPAEAFSAHLNLSLTAGIIISSPIIFYQFWRFVSPGLYRKERKTAVRAAVVSVLLFLTGAAFAWFLMLKPVIGVFHSFETGNITGDWSLANYISFLGRFILLFGIAFQLPVLVLILVRMGVVTPHSLARFRRHIIVGLLIIAALLTPPDPLTQIMLTLPLYILFELSLLVARMGRKRKEIS